The genomic stretch CTCCATCAAACTATTAAATTCGGTCAGCTGTCCGGTAGCCAAATAGCTCATGAGGAGAATCGGAATCACAATTTCGTTAGCAGGTATTCCTAAGATAAACGCCAACAGAATGAATCCATCCAAGCCGATGGCCTTGGCCAAGGGATCAAGAAAAGCCGCCATATGACCGATAATACTGGCATCACCTACAGTGATATTGGCCAGGATCCAGGTCACAGCCCCAGCCGGTGCGGCGACGACGATGGCTCTGCGCAGGACGAAAAGAGTCCGATCTAGCATGGAACGATAAAGTACCGCTCGGATTTTCGGCCGCCGATAAGGAGGCAATTCCAAAACCAGTGAGGAGGGTTCCCCTTTCAAGAGGGTCATGGAGAGTGCCCAAGAAACAGCAAAGGTCATAAAAATGCCTACAAGCACAATTAAGACAACCGACCCCACTGCCAAGATCGACTGAGATAAAGCAGCCATGCCCGTCACGAAAATCGTCGCAATAGCGATCAGGGTCGGAAAACGGCCATTACAGGGCACAAAATTATTGGTTAAGATAGCGAGCAATCGCTCCCTTGGTGAGTCGATGATCCGGGCAGATACGACCCCGGCAGCATTACAGCCGAAGCCCATACACATAGTTAGGCATTGCTTGCCACAGGCCTTGGCCTTCTTAAACATATGATCCATGTTAAAAGCAACTCTAGGCAGATAGCCCAAATCCTCTAAAATAGTGAAAAGCGGAAAGAAAATTGCCATAGGGGGTAGCATCACCGCAACAACCCAAGCTAAGGTGCGATACGCACCCAGAACGATTACCCCATGGAGCCAGGCAGGGGCCCCCACAGCATGAAACCCTTGACTAAGAACATCCTGAAAACCAAATAGCACCGTTGCAAGCAGCTGGGATGGGAGATTAGCACCCACAATCGTAATCCAAAAAATCAGACCTAGCAAACCAAGCATAATCGGATAACC from Desulfitobacterium dichloroeliminans LMG P-21439 encodes the following:
- a CDS encoding nucleoside recognition domain-containing protein, which translates into the protein MSSINPADPFLKLYKDSEGIRDTYGHSLGDRVVTDIFSYSEKLANQVVCREGKKESEWRARIDRIVISRAFGYPIMLGLLGLIFWITIVGANLPSQLLATVLFGFQDVLSQGFHAVGAPAWLHGVIVLGAYRTLAWVVAVMLPPMAIFFPLFTILEDLGYLPRVAFNMDHMFKKAKACGKQCLTMCMGFGCNAAGVVSARIIDSPRERLLAILTNNFVPCNGRFPTLIAIATIFVTGMAALSQSILAVGSVVLIVLVGIFMTFAVSWALSMTLLKGEPSSLVLELPPYRRPKIRAVLYRSMLDRTLFVLRRAIVVAAPAGAVTWILANITVGDASIIGHMAAFLDPLAKAIGLDGFILLAFILGIPANEIVIPILLMSYLATGQLTEFNSLMELKEVLLAHGWTWLTALNVMLFSLLHWPCATTLISMYKETGSKKWTALGFFLPTIIAFIVCFAVAQIVYGLGLV